From Pedobacter indicus, a single genomic window includes:
- a CDS encoding chemotaxis protein CheB: protein MATDMVVIGGSAGSLQVVMEILPELKQDLKLSIVIIFHRKAVNEPDILLELLNSKSNLPVKEAEDKEPIENGKVYLAAADYHLFVEKNHSFSLDISEKINFSRPSIDLTFQSAADAYKKNLVGILLSGANADGVKGMQSIKLNGGYCIAQDPISCQIPYMPSQAITKKVVDQIALPGEIAQFINSCTPSKL, encoded by the coding sequence ATGGCTACTGATATGGTGGTTATCGGAGGGTCAGCGGGCAGTTTACAAGTGGTCATGGAGATCTTGCCTGAATTGAAGCAAGACCTGAAATTATCGATTGTGATTATTTTTCATCGGAAAGCAGTGAACGAACCTGATATTCTCTTAGAGCTTTTGAACTCTAAATCTAACCTCCCGGTAAAGGAAGCGGAGGATAAAGAGCCGATCGAAAACGGCAAAGTTTACCTTGCGGCGGCTGACTATCATCTGTTTGTTGAAAAGAACCATTCTTTCTCATTAGATATTTCTGAGAAAATTAACTTTTCAAGACCCAGTATCGATTTAACATTTCAATCAGCTGCGGACGCATATAAAAAAAACCTTGTCGGTATCCTATTATCCGGTGCCAATGCAGACGGCGTAAAAGGAATGCAGTCAATCAAACTTAATGGGGGCTATTGTATAGCTCAGGATCCGATTTCTTGCCAAATACCATACATGCCATCACAAGCAATCACTAAAAAAGTAGTAGATCAGATTGCTTTGCCCGGTGAGATAGCACAGTTTATCAATTCTTGTACACCTTCCAAATTATAA